GCATTCATCAGCAAGAACCCCCCGGATGACTTCCACCTGGTGATTAAATTCATCCATCTCCAAAAGATTTAATAAAGATCCTGCACAGCCTGCTTTCGGGTTCATGCTGCCTATCACCACACGGTCTATCCTTGCCTGCACAATGGCACCCGCGCACATTTGACATGGTTCCAGTGTAATATACATCGTGCACCCTTCCAAACGCCAGTCACCTAATTTTTTGCTTGCTTTCCTGATCGCATTCATTTCTGCATGGGAAAGCGTGTTTTTATCCGTGTTTCTCCGGTTATATCCCCGGGCAATAATCTTATCATCAGAGACAATCACACAGCCGATCGGCACCTCATTTAATGCATATGCCTTTTTTGCCTGGCGCATAGCCTCTTTCATATATTTTTCATGCCGCTCCATTTTGTTCACTCCCAATATTATTTTTCAATCGCAGTGATATTTCCTTGTTTCATCACATATGTTTTCATAGAACACATACTCGAAAGGAAGCATTCGCCTTGTCCGATTACAGACGATTTATCTCTTACCTTTATGAATATAAAAACGAAAAGAAGACATATAACCGGGGATTTCTGAAAGCAGAAGCCAAAGGAGGAATCTTCAAACTGGAAATACATATTAAAGATTCCGGCCTTGCCGCCTCTGTCCCGGTTCAGATTTTCGGCTTTACCCGCAATGAGGATAAACTCTCGGGAATTTTTCTGGGCAGCACGCAGACCTCTTCCGGTTCCATTGGATGCTGTCTCAAAACTGCCGACCAGGATTTGAATGGCTCCGGTGTTCCGATGAAGGATTTAAACGGAATCCTCCTCTTGTGCGGCGGTACTCTTTGCTACGCAAGTGCCTGGGATGATCTGCCCGTCAACCCCCAGCATTTCAAGGCTCCTGAAGCCCTTTCCGATGCTGAATCAGAATCAGATGCGGCACCCGTCGAACAGCCACCCGAAACCAACGACGGTTCTTCCGGTGATGCTCTCCCTCAATCAGCCGATGAGACGAATCCATCGGCCGAGGACAGCGCTGAGGAACCCTCACTTGAGGCGGAAGAGGTAAAAGAGTTGGCGGAAGAAGAAAAGTCTCCGGCAGAACTGATGGATTTTATTCCGGATCCTCCCCTTTCCCGCTGGGAGCGGGTCATGGATCTGTATGAGTCCATAAATCCCTTCAGCGACGGCAGCGTAACAGAATGCGTCAGGCTGGACTTAAAAGATCTGCCTGCGCTCAGGAAAGAGCGCTGGCTGATCGGAAATAACCCGCTTATCCTCCACGCCTACTCCGAACATCATCACCTTATCCTCGGAAAAATGGATGATCATGACAGATCCGTCTATATCTTCGGCGTGCCGGGTACTTACACACCAAAAGAAAGATTTATGGCGGATATGTATGGTTTCCCCTATTTCAAAGCAGCCAATTCCGGCAGCAGAAATGTCCCACGCTTCGGATACTGGTACCGCATCATCGACTAATCGGTCCCTCTGATCTCTACCGTTGATATCCACTCCCTGAGCAGGTCGGCAAATTGATGCAGCTGCGCCCCATCATATCCGGAAAATACAGGCGAGATGACATTTTCTGTTTCGCGATAAGCCTGCAGATAATATCTCGAACACCCTTTCAGCCATTCGCCGATGGCAATGAAATCTGATGTCTGATGAAGTTCTCTGGTTACTGTTGTGCGAAACTCATATTCCAGAGGACTTTCCATCAGATAGGAGACCGACTCTTCAATTCTGGTGATATCAATCTCAGGAATCCCTGTCGTCACTGCATATTTCTGACGGCTGTTTTTTATATCCATAGCAACATAATCGATCAGCTTTTCCTGCGCCAGCTCTTTTAAAATCCACGGTTTATATCCATTCGTATCCAATTTCACCGGATAATCAAGCTGTTTGATCTTACCCAGAAATTCACCGAGATCATCAGAGAGCGTCGGTTCGCCTCCGGTTATACACACACCTTCCAGTATTCCCTGTCGCTTTTTGAGAACAGAGAGTATTTCTTCCTCATCCAGCAACGGTTCCTTCTCCGGCGATATGACCAGTCCGGCATTATGGCAAAACGGACACCGAAAATTGCAGCCGCCCAAAAACACCGTACAGCCAACTTTGCCTGGATAATCCAACAATGTCAGCTTATTAAATCCATGAATCCGCATCTGTCTGTATCCTCCCGGATTTGAAAAAGATGCTGTATGAAACAACATCTTTTTCGTATCTATTCTTCAGTAAGGTAATTCCTTATTTCCATTATCGCAATATCTCTGCCAGAGACTTGGATTTGAGTTCATCCTGAAGCAGCTTCTGTACTCTGAGCAGTTCCGCATGCACATAACACGGCTGTTCCGGCAGATTTCGACTGCAGCTTTTCCTCATGCAGTGTGTGATCGCAAAATCCGGTTCGATAGCCAAAATAATATCATACAAATATAATTCTTCCGGATTTTTAATAAGCATACATCCGCCATGTGTTCCACGGGTCACGCGGACAATCTGTGCCTTCTCCAGTTTTTTTAATATTTTATATGCAAAAGCCTCTGGAATCTCTTCACATTCACAGATATCTTTGGCTCTGATTTTTTCTCCGCTTCTCAGTGCCCGCACAATACGGATTGCATAATCGCTTTCTTTTGTGAACAGCATTGGTTACTCCTTTTGTGGACTATTTTATCTACTATCAGTATAGCAAAGCGGGAATCAAACGTCAAATCAAAAGTATCCTGCTACGCAAAAACACCGTATGATCGGCAAATAGCGATCTTACGGTGTTTTTTTCATCAGTCGAAGCGACAGGATTCGAACCTGCGGCCTCTGCGTCCCGAACGCAGCGCTCTACCAAACTGAGCCACGCTTCGTCAACCAGCTTTGTTATTATAGCATTGGCATTTTAGAAAATCAAGTACTTTTTGGAATTTTTTTATTTTTTTCCATTTATTTAAAAACAAAAGAACCGCCACTACCCAGCGGCGATTCCTTTATCCGTAATTTTATCCTACAATATAAACGTCTGCGTACTGCATTCCAAAGTTCAATGCCTGCTGATGACTTCCCATAAAGATATCAACATGTCCGTATGCCGTTCCGCGGTCTTCTACTGTATAGACCTGTCCATTAATCATTAATTTGGTACCAAACGGAATTCCTCCCATGGCTACAGTTCTGCCCGGAGTCGGTGCCGTCCCACTGGCTGTTGCACCGCCTGACCACTGACCGCAGCATTTGCTGCATGAACAGTATGCCGTCAGTTTAAAGCTTCCGAGATAGCTTCCCTGTGAACTGCTCCCTGAATCTGAAGAAGTCTCTGAACTTTCCGGTTCTTCCTCCTCCTGTTCAGTTTCTTCCTGATTCGCTTCTTCCGAAATCTGCGGCTGATCGCTTGTCCCGCTCTCCGTATCAGTATACTCCGGCTCGTCTGAACTCTCGTTTGCCGAAAGCTCCTCACTGTCAGTCTGCTGATCTTCCTGTTCGGAAACCTGAGCAGCCTTTTGGGCTGCTGCTTTTTCTGCTGCTTTCTTCGCAGCTGCCTCTTCCGCCGCTTTCTTTGCTGCAGCCTCTTCGTCTTTTGCCTGTTTCAGCAGGGCATTGATATCTGCTTCCTGACTGCTGATTTTATTCAAAAGAACTGCTTCCTCAGATTCCGCGTCCTGGAGATCTGCAGCATATGTATTGATCTGATTATATGTAATCTGGACTAATTCTTCAACTTGTCCCTGCTGTTCAGCACTCTCTGCACGCAGTGCTTCGATCTCGGCCTTTTCTGTTTTAATCGTCTCTTCATGCCGAGCGATCGTCTCTTTTGTCTCCTGATAACTCTTCAGCATATCTCTGTCATACCGTGAGATCTGTGAAATATTGTCTGCCCTGTTCAGGAACTCTGAAAAACTGCCGGAGTCAAAAAGCATTTCCAGATAACCCGAATTCGTCTGCTCATACATATAACGAATACGGAGTTTCATATCCTCATACTGCCGGGCTTCTTTCTCTTTCGCTTCCTCAAGCTCTGCCTGAACCTTTTCAAGTTCCCGCTGCTTTTCTTCTGACTGCTTCTGGAGTTTTTCCAGACTGTTCTTCAGATCAGTCAGCTGAGTGTTCAGCTCGTCCAGATAAGCTTCAGATTCTCCTTTTTTGGATTCCAGATTATCAATTCTGTTCTGAGCCTCATTCAATGATGATTCTGTCTGCTGCTTTGCTGCTCTGGCATCCTGAATTTTATCCTGTGTTGTGGCTGCCAACGCCGGCATTGCTGTCGTCACAGCCAGAATTCCCGCTAATAGAAAACTTAATAATTTTTTACGATTCATAATAAAATACCTCTTATTTTTCGTTCGTGAATGTAATTATAACACAGTTCTTCACAAAATAAAAGCTATTTTTTAACACTCTGTAACATATGTGTAATAAGTCGTAGTTTTTTTGTATATTTTTCGACTAAATCTCCCACAATATATGGGTTATGGAGAGTCAATTTTTGCGCCATGCACACAAATACTTGTTTTTTAAGACTCCATTCACCAATTTTCCCCATCCCAGAGAAAATCGTTCGACACAGACGAGCTTCCAGCCATTTTCCTGCCCGCATTCCCCTGCTTCGACAGATATCGTCTCCCCCTTCAAATAACGCTCCACTCTCTCGTCCTCCGCTGGCAGCATGATCACAGATTCGAACTCTTCGGGACGAAGTGCCATCGCAAACGGCTGCTGCGGCTCAAAACGATTTTTCTTAAGGTCTCCCAGGTAAAGACCATTTCTCAGAAACCGAAGTCCTTTAACTTCCCGCTGAAATTCCGGCACTTTATATACCTTATCGCCCCGCACATCAATCCCGGCTGTAAATCGCTCTGCATTCACTTTCCGGCAAAAGGTCTCCAAAAGCTGGCGTCTGCTTTTTTCCATTCCCCGGAAAGACTGGCAGCCTCCCCCATTTTTACAATCTGAATTCTTCTGAAGAGTGCCGTCCTTTTTCAAAAGCGCCATGAAATGACCTTCTCCCCGCATTCTGTGCGGCCAGATCCGGACACATTTTTCTAATTGGGCATTTCCGTCACCCCACGCCGGATTCCCCTTCGAAAAACCCTCATACGGCTCAATGTCCATCAGACTCATGTCCTGATGTTCTGCAAGCAGCCTTGATATGCTGCCTTCATTTTCCTCACCGGAAAATGTGCAGGTGGAATACAACATCAACCCGCCCGGCTTTAACATCTTTACCGCATTATCCAGAATATCCCTCTGCAGCTTTGCAAAATATGCCGGTCTGCTTTCATCCCATACCGCTGCTACTTCCGGCTCCTTCCGAAACATTCCTTCTCCGGAACACGGCGCATCCACCAGTATCTTATCAAAGTATGCTTCAAAACAGCGGCTTAGGTTTCCGGGTTTTTCGTTCGTTATAAATGCATTTTCAATGCCCATCAACTCAATATTTTTCAAAAGTGCTTTCGCCCGTGATGTGCTGATTTCGTTGGCAACCAGAAGGCCTTCCCCGCCGGTCAATGCCCCCAGCTCGGTGGCCTTTCCCCCGGGTGCCGCGCACAGGTCCAGAACCCTGTCGCCCTTTTCCACAGGAAGACGAGAGGCAGGCGTCATCGCACTCGGTTCCTGCAGATAATAAAGTCCTGCAAAATAAAAGGGATGTCTGGAAGGCATATCTTCCTCCCGGTAAAAGTACCCATTTGGCACCCAGGCAACCGGCGTGATTGGAAATGGGGCAATGGTTTCAAATTCCTGAGGTGATATTTTCAATGTATTGACTCTCAGCCCAAACTGCCTTGGCTCATCATAGCTTTTTAAAAATTCCTGATACTCTGCACCAAGCATCTGCTGCATCCTGGTGATGAATCCCTGCGGCAACTCCATGTTTCATACCCTCCTTACACTGTATTTCGCAGAAAAACCCTGCCGGTACTTAAGTATCGGCAGGGCACATAATTATCATATTCTATATAATATCACATAAACCGGCTGTTTGTCTATGTTTTATTCAGCGACGGCTTCTTCCATATCCATCGCCTCTTCATATTTCCCTAAAATAATGGTCTGGATCCTTTCCCGTGTCTGAGAATTGATTGGATGTGCAATATCACGATATTCCCCATCTGTAGCCTTTCTGCTCGGCATAGCAATAAACAGACCCTTTTCTCCTTCAATAACTTTGATATCATGAACAACAAACTCTTCATCTATGGTGATGGAAACCACCGCTTTCATTTTTCCTTCTTTAGCAACCTTCCTAACTCTTACGTCCGTAATATTCATAACCTTTCTCCTTCCTGTTCTCCCTCTAGATGACGTAGCGTGCATTATTTTCCACTACGATCTTAATGCCGTCTTCCCCGCAGTGATAAGAGTTTGCACGCACTGTATCACGACTCTCAACGATACAGTTCTCAATATGAGTGTTGTCCCCCAGATATACCCCATTTAAAATAATCGAATTTTTAATCACACAGTTATTCCCAACGTATACTTTCTTAAACAGCACTGAATTTTCCACATGCCCGTTGATAATACAGCCGCTGGAAATCAGACTGTTTTTCACCTGGCTGTCCGGATTATATTTTGCCGGCGGAAGGTCATCAATCTTGGAACAAATTCCAGGATTGTCAGAAAAGAAATGTTTGCGCACTTCTGGTTTCAGGAAATCCATATTTGTCTGATAGTAGGACTCTACCGTGGAAATATTACTCCAGTAAGTATCAATCTTATAACCATAGATTCTCTTAAGGTTTTTATAACGGATCAGTACATCATTTACAAAGTCATGACGGTCTTCCAGCGCACACCGCTCAATCATCTCGATCAGCTGACGCCTTCTGATGATATAAATGCCCGTAGATATTGTGTTGGAAGTCGAAATCATCGGCTTCTCATCGAATTCTTCAATCCGATGATCCTCGTTCATTTTCAGAACACCAAAACGGCTGATATCAGTACCTGCCTCGCAGTCTGTACATACGACGGTTACGTCTGCACGCTTCTTAATATGGTATTCCAAAACTTTATTATAATCCAGCTTGTATACACCATCCCCGGATGCAATAACGACATACGGCTCGTGGCTGCTCTTTAAAAATTCAAGATTCTGATAGATTGCATCGGCCGTACCGCGGTACCACCAGCTGTTATCAGATGTGACGGTTGGCGTAAACACATAAAGACCCCCTTGTTTACGTCCGAAATCCCACCACTTCGAGGAACTTAAATGTTCATTTAACGATCTGGCATTATACTGTGTCAGAACAGCTACTTTCTGAATATGAGAGTTAGACATGTTGCTCAGCGAGAAGTCGATACTCCGGTAACTTCCTGCAACAGGCATTGCCGCAATCGCACGCTTCTTTGATAATTCCCTCATCTTATTACTGTTTCCGCCTGCCAGAATAATTCCCAATGCTCTCATACTC
The Ruminococcus gauvreauii genome window above contains:
- the tadA gene encoding tRNA adenosine(34) deaminase TadA, producing the protein MERHEKYMKEAMRQAKKAYALNEVPIGCVIVSDDKIIARGYNRRNTDKNTLSHAEMNAIRKASKKLGDWRLEGCTMYITLEPCQMCAGAIVQARIDRVVIGSMNPKAGCAGSLLNLLEMDEFNHQVEVIRGVLADECSQMLSEFFKELRIRKKAKKSVDERDSS
- a CDS encoding anaerobic ribonucleoside-triphosphate reductase activating protein; its protein translation is MRIHGFNKLTLLDYPGKVGCTVFLGGCNFRCPFCHNAGLVISPEKEPLLDEEEILSVLKKRQGILEGVCITGGEPTLSDDLGEFLGKIKQLDYPVKLDTNGYKPWILKELAQEKLIDYVAMDIKNSRQKYAVTTGIPEIDITRIEESVSYLMESPLEYEFRTTVTRELHQTSDFIAIGEWLKGCSRYYLQAYRETENVISPVFSGYDGAQLHQFADLLREWISTVEIRGTD
- a CDS encoding RrF2 family transcriptional regulator — encoded protein: MLFTKESDYAIRIVRALRSGEKIRAKDICECEEIPEAFAYKILKKLEKAQIVRVTRGTHGGCMLIKNPEELYLYDIILAIEPDFAITHCMRKSCSRNLPEQPCYVHAELLRVQKLLQDELKSKSLAEILR
- a CDS encoding PcsB-like coiled-coil domain-containing protein, producing MNRKKLLSFLLAGILAVTTAMPALAATTQDKIQDARAAKQQTESSLNEAQNRIDNLESKKGESEAYLDELNTQLTDLKNSLEKLQKQSEEKQRELEKVQAELEEAKEKEARQYEDMKLRIRYMYEQTNSGYLEMLFDSGSFSEFLNRADNISQISRYDRDMLKSYQETKETIARHEETIKTEKAEIEALRAESAEQQGQVEELVQITYNQINTYAADLQDAESEEAVLLNKISSQEADINALLKQAKDEEAAAKKAAEEAAAKKAAEKAAAQKAAQVSEQEDQQTDSEELSANESSDEPEYTDTESGTSDQPQISEEANQEETEQEEEEPESSETSSDSGSSSQGSYLGSFKLTAYCSCSKCCGQWSGGATASGTAPTPGRTVAMGGIPFGTKLMINGQVYTVEDRGTAYGHVDIFMGSHQQALNFGMQYADVYIVG
- a CDS encoding RsmB/NOP family class I SAM-dependent RNA methyltransferase, which translates into the protein MELPQGFITRMQQMLGAEYQEFLKSYDEPRQFGLRVNTLKISPQEFETIAPFPITPVAWVPNGYFYREEDMPSRHPFYFAGLYYLQEPSAMTPASRLPVEKGDRVLDLCAAPGGKATELGALTGGEGLLVANEISTSRAKALLKNIELMGIENAFITNEKPGNLSRCFEAYFDKILVDAPCSGEGMFRKEPEVAAVWDESRPAYFAKLQRDILDNAVKMLKPGGLMLYSTCTFSGEENEGSISRLLAEHQDMSLMDIEPYEGFSKGNPAWGDGNAQLEKCVRIWPHRMRGEGHFMALLKKDGTLQKNSDCKNGGGCQSFRGMEKSRRQLLETFCRKVNAERFTAGIDVRGDKVYKVPEFQREVKGLRFLRNGLYLGDLKKNRFEPQQPFAMALRPEEFESVIMLPAEDERVERYLKGETISVEAGECGQENGWKLVCVERFSLGWGKLVNGVLKNKYLCAWRKN
- the spoVG gene encoding septation regulator SpoVG, yielding MNITDVRVRKVAKEGKMKAVVSITIDEEFVVHDIKVIEGEKGLFIAMPSRKATDGEYRDIAHPINSQTRERIQTIILGKYEEAMDMEEAVAE
- the glgD gene encoding glucose-1-phosphate adenylyltransferase subunit GlgD, with translation MRALGIILAGGNSNKMRELSKKRAIAAMPVAGSYRSIDFSLSNMSNSHIQKVAVLTQYNARSLNEHLSSSKWWDFGRKQGGLYVFTPTVTSDNSWWYRGTADAIYQNLEFLKSSHEPYVVIASGDGVYKLDYNKVLEYHIKKRADVTVVCTDCEAGTDISRFGVLKMNEDHRIEEFDEKPMISTSNTISTGIYIIRRRQLIEMIERCALEDRHDFVNDVLIRYKNLKRIYGYKIDTYWSNISTVESYYQTNMDFLKPEVRKHFFSDNPGICSKIDDLPPAKYNPDSQVKNSLISSGCIINGHVENSVLFKKVYVGNNCVIKNSIILNGVYLGDNTHIENCIVESRDTVRANSYHCGEDGIKIVVENNARYVI